A DNA window from Impatiens glandulifera chromosome 7, dImpGla2.1, whole genome shotgun sequence contains the following coding sequences:
- the LOC124910072 gene encoding U-box domain-containing protein 25-like has product MKAQQQQSKLKTAPRPLFSCGLFRHCARTVLSPTTPSSPSRPLTHFTPPPPPQPHSSNHLPPPPPPPPQSESESSSSSNTSQSFTQWRFPLTNSPVFFNSTTTVSTTTNSDPINKPVNYNPIPLPEPIPLTDLKELFYVVEIQLSSGSESDRFKAIHMLERSLVPNPPAVADDDAHSACPVAVMVAVLDSLKDTHTPAAKSATKVLLALCLAEGNRSVAVESGAAASIIESLSAMEIPAAERALAALELLCTVAEGAAEVRAHALAVPIMVDVMGKITTARGKEYAIRALIE; this is encoded by the exons ATGAAGGCACAGCAGCAGCAATCGAAGCTGAAAACCGCCCCACGCCCGTTATTTTCCTGCGGGTTGTTTCGTCATTGTGCTCGAACCGTTCTCAGTCCAACCACTCCATCTTCTCCATCTCGTCCCCTTACCCATTTCactccgccgccgccgccgcagCCTCACTCATCAAACCACCTTCCTCCGCCGCCTCCACCGCCGCCGCAATCGGAATCCgaatcatcatcttcttcaaacaCTTCACAGAGCTTCACACAATGGAGATTTCCTCTCACTAATTCACCCGTCTTCTTCAATTCCACAACCACCgtctccaccaccaccaatTCCGACCCGATTAACAAACCCGTTAATTATAACCCAATTCCTTTGCCGGAACCGATCCCACTTACGGATCTTAAAGAACTCTTTTATGTTGTCGAAATCCAGCTCAGTTCCGGTTCagaatcagaccggttcaaggCTATTCATATGCTCGAGCGATCTCTTGTTCCAAATCCTCCGGCGGTCGCCGATGATGACGCTCACTCTGCCTGCCCAGTTGCAGTTATGGTGGCGGTGCTCGACTCCCTTAAAGACACACACACGCCGGCTGCCAAATCAGCCACCAAG GTACTTTTAGCACTATGTTTGGCGGAGGGGAATCGGAGTGTGGCAGTAGAGAGTGGAGCGGCAGCAAGTATAATAGAATCGCTATCGGCGATGGAGATTCCGGCGGCGGAGAGAGCTTTAGCGGCGTTAGAACTTCTCTGTACGGTAGCAGAAGGAGCTGCAGAAGTTAGAGCCCACGCTTTAGCAGTGCCTATAATGGTAGATGTAATGGGAAAAATAACAACAGCCAGAGGTAAAGAATACGCGATTAGAGCCCTGATCGAGTAG
- the LOC124910074 gene encoding protein NRT1/ PTR FAMILY 1.2-like, producing the protein MIPQARPTPCVDSSNDNLCISPTIFQLMFLCSSFLLMSIGAGGIRSASMAFGADQLQDDAQSLNRTGAMETYINWYSATSALSVVIAMTFIVYIQDNLGWKIGFGVPLVLMFLSALSFFLASSLYVKSKPNSSLITGLIQVIVASFKKRNLSLPSNENDLLYHHDMNSVLTFPSEKIRFLNKSCMIEDPNEDLSPNGSASNPWTLCTVDQVEALKKLIMLIPLWSTGILMSVNISQPSFPVLQAGSMDRHITQNFQIPAATFSMFTIISLVAWVLLYDRILIPVASYILGRPARLSPITRMGLGIFMSFLSVVVAAYVESVRRSVAIKEGLVDNPKGMVPMSAFWLLPQHMLMGVAEALNMVAQIELYMCELPRGMTSIAANLSTISMGLGGILASFIMNTIDGITKGGGNESWHFEVPYGVIMSFFPSGKTEATNTFSMSYDSTNLTNVNTDDSVRDEQLNATHISERNNEYINGSSDAVSPAFPSIVSPEALPPNSNANLDSSSLNSDSYSSIENAPSPMSQSFEKKMSDVVSIAEMRALLFESRSSLFSTKPGWSSMVDNNLTEVKSQIVNSQNLESNSELYAPLFRNEL; encoded by the exons ATGATTCCACAAGCAAGGCCTACTCCATGTGTAGATTCATCCAACGACAACTTATGTATCTCCCCAACAATCTTTCAACTCATGTTTTTGTGCTCTTCGTTCTTGCTCATGTCCATTGGAGCTGGGGGTATCCGGTCGGCTTCAATGGCCTTCGGCGCAGATCAGCTCCAAGATGACGCACAGAGCTTGAACAGAACAGGTGCCATGGAGACTTACATAAACTGGTACAGTGCTACCTCCGCATTGTCAGTTGTGATTGCGATGACATTTATTGTGTATATTCAAGATAACTTGGGCTGGAAAATTGGCTTTGGGGTTCCTTTAGTGCTCATGTTCTTGTCAGCCCTTTCGTTCTTCTTGGCTTCCTCTTTGTATGTGAAATCAAAGCCGAATTCCAGCTTGATCACAGGGTTGATTCAAGTGATAGTAGCTTCTTTCAAGAAGAGAAATCTTTCATTGCCATCAAATGAAAATGATTTGTTGTATCACCACGATATGAATTCTGTACTAACCTTTCCTAGTGAGAAAATAAG GTTTTTGAACAAATCTTGTATGATTGAAGATCCAAATGAGGACCTTAGTCCAAACGGAAGTGCATCAAATCCATGGACCCTTTGCACTGTGGATCAAGTAGAAGCCTTGAAGAAACTAATCATGCTAATCCCTCTTTGGTCCACAGGAATCCTCATGTCAGTAAATATCAGTCAACCGTCATTCCCAGTCCTGCAAGCCGGTTCAATGGACAGACACATcacacaaaattttcaaataccAGCCGCAACCTTCTCCATGTTCACGATCATTTCCTTGGTGGCTTGGGTATTGCTATACGACCGCATACTCATTCCAGTGGCATCTTATATTCTAGGAAGGCCTGCACGGTTGAGCCCCATCACTAGGATGGGACTAGGGATATTCATGTCATTCTTATCTGTGGTTGTGGCAGCTTACGTGGAGAGTGTGAGGCGATCTGTTGCAATAAAAGAAGGGCTTGTGGATAATCCGAAAGGTATGGTTCCAATGTCTGCGTTTTGGCTATTGCCTCAACACATGTTGATGGGTGTGGCGGAGGCACTCAATATGGTGGCTCAGATAGAGCTGTATATGTGTGAGTTGCCTAGAGGTATGACTAGCATTGCGGCTAATCTTTCAACCATTTCCATGGGTTTAGGCGGAATATTAGCTAGCTTTATAATGAATACCATTGATGGGATTACCAAAGGAGGAGGAAATGAGAGTTGG CATTTTGAGGTTCCATATGGTGTTATAATGTCTTTCTTCCCCAGTGGAAAAACAGAAGCTACTAATACATTCTCAATGAGCTATGACTCTACTAATCTGACAAATGTTAACACTGATGATTCTGTtcgtgatgaacaactcaatgcaACCCACATTTCAGAAAGAAATAATGAATACATAAACGGATCTAGTGATGCTGTTTCCCCAGCATTTCCATCTATAGTATCTCCAGAAGCTTTACCACCCAATTCGAATGCGAATCTCGATAGTAGCTCATTAAATTCGGACAGTTATTCCTCTATAGAAAATGCCCCTTCTCCAATGAGTCAATCGTTTGAAAAGAAAATGTCAGATGTTGTGTCGATTGCTGAAATGAGAGCCTTGTTGTTTGAGAGCCGTTCTTCATTGTTCTCAACG AAACCGGGATGGTCTTCCATGGTGGATAACAATTTGACAGAGGTGAAGTCACAAATAGTGAACTCACAGAATCTGGAAAGTAATTCTGAACTCTATGCTCCACTTTTTCGAAAT GAGTTATGA
- the LOC124945591 gene encoding probable glycosyltransferase At5g03795 has product MEKILKVYIYKEGEKPIFHHPVMKGIYSSEGWFMKLLTASNKFVTRNPNKSHLFYLPFSSRMLEETLYIPESNSKDNLIQHLKEYLDLIVTKYDFWNRTGGADHFLVACHDWAPMETMDLMANCIRALCNADLKEGFVFGKDVSLPETNVRNPQKPLKALGGHPPPQRPILAFFAGRVHGYLRTLLLQHWENKDPDMKIYGRMRRKEGQMNYVEHMKSSKYCICPKGYEVNSPRVVEAIFYECVPVIISDNFVPPFFEILNWESIAVFVAEKEVANLKRILVSIPEKRYLEMHEMVKKVQKHFLWHSIPEKYDIFHMILHSIWFNRVLLMTTPT; this is encoded by the exons ATGGAAAAGATTCTTAAGGTTTACATATATAAAGAAGGAGAAAAACCCATCTTCCATCATCCAGTAATGAAGGGAATATATTCCTCAGAGGGTTGGTTCATGAAGTTACTAACAGCTAGTAACAAATTCGTCACCAGAAATCCAAACAAATCCCACTTATTCTACTTACCTTTTAGCTCTAGAATGCTTGAAGAAACATTATATATTCCAGAATCTAACAGTAAAGATAATCTGATTCAACATCTTAAAGAATATCTGGATTTGATTGTCACAAAATACGATTTCTGGAATAGAACGGGTGGAGCTGATCATTTCCTTGTTGCATGCCATGACTgg GCACCAATGGAAACAATGGATTTGATGGCAAATTGCATAAGAGCTCTCTGCAATGCTGATCTGAAAGAAG GTTTTGTATTTGGAAAAGACGTTTCTCTACCTGAAACAAATGTTCGAAATCCTCAAAAGCCACTAAAAGCACTTGGGGGACATCCTCCTCCTCAAAGGCCAATTCTGGCATTCTTTGCAGGAAGAGTACACGGTTATCTTCGCACTCTTTTGTTACAGCATTGGGAAAATAAAGATCCCGATATGAAAATCTATGGGAGAATGCGAAGAAAAGAGGGACAGATGAACTATGTTGAACACATGAAGAGCAGCAAGTATTGTATATGTCCAAAAGGGTATGAAGTGAACAGCCCTCGAGTGGTAGAAGCGATATTCTATGAGTGTGTCCCGGTTATCATATCTGACAATTTTGTTCCTCCTTTTTTCGAGATATTGAATTGGGAATCTATTGCGGTTTTTGTGGCTGAGAAGGAAGTAGCTAATTTGAAGAGAATACTGGTGTCTATTCCTGAAAAGAGATATTTGGAGATGCATGAAATGGTAAAGAAGGTACAAAAACATTTTCTTTGGCATAGTATTCCTGAGAAGTATGATATATTCCATATGATTCTTCATTCTATTTGGTTCAATAGAGTTCTCCTAATGACCACTCCCACTTGA
- the LOC124945593 gene encoding ATP-dependent 6-phosphofructokinase 6-like — translation MGPQSNSQMKIVHGMGGFVLEDVPHLSDYIPNLPTFNNPLQFNPAYAVAKQYFVNFDDSVAEKIIARPNSPRGTHFRRAGPRQKVYFSSDDVHACIVTCGGLCPGLNTVIREIVCGLHHMYGVTKVLGIEGGYRGFYARNTNHLTPRSVNDIHKRGGTIIGTSRGGHDAIKIVDSIQDRGINQVYVIGGDGTQKGAALIFEEVRRRGLKVVVAGIPKTIDNDIPVIDRSFGFDTAVEEAQRAINAAHVEAKSAENGVGVVKLMGRYSGFIAMYATLASRDVDCCLIPESPFYLEGKGGMFEFVEKRLIENGHMVIVIAEGAGQELVSESLQSVEQKDASGNKLLQDVGLWISHNIKEHFAKDKKKMNITLKYIDPTYMIRAIPSNAADNVYCTLLAQNAVHGAMSGYTGFTSGVVNGSHTYIPFNRITEIQNKVIITDRMWARLLSSTNQPSFVGNTDPKKEDDNNNKSGKDSKSST, via the exons ATGGGACCTCAATCGAATTCTCAGATGAAAATTGTCCATGGCATGGGTGGCTTCGTCCTTGAAGATGTTCCTCATCTCTCTGATTACATCCCCAATCTACCG ACATTTAATAATCCATTGCAGTTTAATCCTGCATACGCAGTCGCGAA GCagtattttgtaaattttgatGATAGCGTTGCTGAGAAG ATTATTGCCCGTCCAAATAGTCCAAGAGGGACACATTTTCGACGTGCTGGGCCTAGACAGAAG GTGTATTTTAGTTCAGATGATGTCCATGCTTGTATTGTCACATGTGGTGGCTTGTGCCCTGGTTTGAACACTGTGATCAGAGAAATTGTATGTGGTCTCCATCATATGTATGGTGTGACCAAAGTCCTTGGTATAGAA GGAGGATACAGGGGGTTCTATGCACGAAATACTAATCATTTGACCCCAAGGTCTGTCAATGACATCCATAAACGTGGCGGAACTATCATTGGTACATCGAGGGGAGGGCATGACGCTATTAAAATAGTTGATAGCATTCAAGACCGCGGAATTAATCAg GTTTATGTGATTGGAGGTGATGGAACTCAGAAAGGAGCAGCTTTGATCTTTgag GAAGTTAGAAGGCGTGGTCTGAAAGTTGTAGTTGCTGGTATTCCCAAAACAATCGATAATGACATACCG GTTATTGATAGATCATTTGGCTTTGATACTGCTGTTGAAGAAGCTCAACGTGCGATAAATGCTGCCCATGTCGAGGCTAAAAGTGCTGAAAACGGTGTTGGTGTGGTGAAGTTAATGGGTCGCTATAGTG GATTCATTGCAATGTATGCTACACTTGCTAGCCGTGATGTAGACTGCTGCTTGATTCCAGAATCACCTTTCTACTTAGAAGGCAAAGGTGGGATGTTTGAATTTGTTGAAAAGCGTTTAATAGAAAACGGGCATATGGTTATAGTGATAGCTGAAGGAGCGGGACAGGAGTTAGTTTCTGAGAGTTTGCAGTCTGTGGAGCAGAAAGATGCTTCTGGTAACAAGTTGCTCCAGGATGTTGGTTTATGGATAAGTCATAACATTAAG GAACATTTTGCCAAAgacaagaagaagatgaatattACTCTTAAATATATAG ATCCAACATACATGATTAGGGCAATTCCAAGCAATGCAGCTGATAACGTTTACTGCACATTACTTGCTCAAAATGCTGTTCATGGAGCTATGTCAGGTTACACCGGTTTCACATCTGGAGTCGTTAATGGCAGCCATACCTATATTCCTTTTAAC AGAATCACTGAGATTCAAAACAAGGTTATAATAACCGATAGAATGTGGGCAAGGCTTCTTTCATCAACCAATCAGCCAAGTTTCGTGGGCAATACTGATCCCAAAAAAGAGGACGACAATAACAACAAATCAGGTAAAGATAGCAAAAGCTCCACCTGA
- the LOC124945592 gene encoding serine/threonine-protein kinase Aurora-2, whose protein sequence is MAIASETQTEEKVPAADVTTVTKKKTWILNDFDIGKPLGRGKFGHVYLAREKRSNHIVALKVLFKNQLKQSQVEHQLRREVEIQSHLRHPNILRLYGYFYDQKRVYLILEYAAKGELYKELQRCKYFSERRAATYVASLARALIYCHGKHVIHRDIKPENLLVGAQGELKIADFGWSVHTFNRRRTMCGTLDYLPPEMVESVEHDASVDIWSLGVLCYEFLYGIPPFEAKEHSDTYKRIMQVDLKFPPKPMVSSSAKDLITQMLVKDSSQRLALHKVLEHPWVINNADPSGIYKY, encoded by the exons ATGGCGATCGCTTCAGAAACGCAGACAGAGGAGAAG GTTCCAGCAGCAGATGTGACAACAGTAACTAAGAAAAAGACATGGATTCTCAATGATTTCGACATTGGGAAACCTCTTGGAAGGGGAAAGTTCGGTCATGTTTACCTTGCAAGAGAAAAAAGG AGCAACCATATTGTGGCCCTTAAGGTGCTTTTCAAGAACCAGTTAAAACAGTCACAAGTCGAACACCAGCTTCGTCGTGAAGTGGAAATTCAAAGTCATCTCAGACACCCTAATATTTTGCGCCTTTATGGCTACTTCTATGACCAG AAGAGAGTATATTTGATATTGGAATATGCAGCTAAAGGAGAATTGTACAAGGAACTACAAAGATGCAAATATTTTAGTGAAAGACGAGCTGCTACT TATGTTGCATCGCTTGCCCGGGCCCTAATTTACTGTCATGGAAAACATGTGATTCATAGAGATATAAAGCCTGAGAATCTTTTAGTTGGGGCACAG GGAGAATTAAAGATTGCTGATTTTGGGTGGTCGGTTCATACGTTTAATCGTAGGCGAACCATGTGTGGCACATTGGATTACCTCCCGCCAGAAATGG TGGAGAGTGTAGAACATGATGCCAGTGTAGATATATGGAGTCTTGGTGTTCTTTGTTATGAGTTTCTATATGGAATTCCCCCTTTTGAAGCAAAAGAACATTCAGACACTTACAAAAg AATCATGCAAGTTGACCTAAAATTCCCTCCAAAACCTATGGTATCGTCTAGTGCGAAGGACCTAATAACTCAG ATGCTTGTCAAGGATTCTTCGCAACGATTAGCTCTACACAAGGTCCTTGAGCATCCATGGGTTATTAACAATGCAGACCCTTCTGGCATCTATAAGTATTAG